The Oceanicaulis alexandrii DSM 11625 genomic interval GCCGCGCCTGGATTGTGGTGATGTTGCTGGCGGTGATCGCGCACTTCCCCGGATTGTTCTCGATCCCGGCCATGGATCGCGATGAAGCGCGCTACGCCCAGGCCAGCCGGCAGATGATGGAAACCGGCGACTTCGTCGATATCCGCTTTCAGGACGATCCGCGCCACGTCAAACCCAGCGGCATTTACTGGCTGCAGGTGATCACCACCCAGCCTTTCGGCGGTGAGACCGCCCCCATTGGCGCGCACCGCCTCCCCAGTTTTTTCGGGTCCCTGATCGCTGTGGCGCTGACCGCCTGGCTGGGCGCGCGATTGTTCTCGCCATCGGTGGGGCTGGTAGCCGGGATCGTGATGGGGCTCGGCCTCGCCATGCAGATCGAGGCGCGCACCGCCAAGACTGACGCCGCCTTGCTGGCGGCGGGCATGTTCGCCCAGGTCGCGTTGGCCATGCTGATGCTGAAAGTGCAGGAGGCGAAGCCGAAGTTCTGGGGCTGGCCTGCAGTGCTTTGGGCGGGGACCGGAGCTGCGATCGCCATCAAGGGGCCGATCATCTTCATGGTCACGGCGCTGACCCTGATCGGGTTTGTCGCGCTGAAGCGTGATCTGAAACTTCTGCTTAAAATCAGGCCTTTGCCGGGTCTTCTTCTGGCTTGTGCGATCTTCCTGCCCTGGCTCATCGCGATCAATATCCAGACCGACTGGGGCTTTTTCCAGGAAGCGGTGGGCCATGCCTTGTTCGGCAAGGTGGGCGTGGCGGACGACAGCCATGGCGGCCCGTTCGGCTATCATACCTTGCTGATGCCGGTGACGCTCTGGCCGGCGTCCGCGCTATTGGGGCTGGCAGGGCTGGCGGCCTGGGCGCGGCGCGGCGAGGCGGCGGTCCAGTTCCTTCTGGTGTGGATTTTGCCGTCCTGGCTAGTGTTTGAGTTGATCCAGACCAAGCTGCCTCATTATGTCTCGCCCATGTTCCCGGCCATCGCCATTCTGATCGGTCTGGGTCTGGTGAACGCGAAGGCGCTGCTCAGCGGCTGGAAGCAATGGACGCTGTTTGGCGTCATCGCAGCGCTGGCCATTGTGGTGGGCGCGCTCGTGGGGCTGGTGCCCTGGATCGGCCAGATCGAGTTTGGCGAACCCGTCAGCCTCGCCAGCAAGGTCACGGCCGTGATGGGCGCTCTGGCGGTGATCAGCCTGGTCTGGCTGGCGTTCAAACCTGATCTGACGCGGCTTCTGGCGGTCAGCGTGGCCAGCGCGTCGGTCTATGTGGTCGCTTTTGGCG includes:
- a CDS encoding ArnT family glycosyltransferase, giving the protein MTGFISSLTEPGQSGGLSRRAWIVVMLLAVIAHFPGLFSIPAMDRDEARYAQASRQMMETGDFVDIRFQDDPRHVKPSGIYWLQVITTQPFGGETAPIGAHRLPSFFGSLIAVALTAWLGARLFSPSVGLVAGIVMGLGLAMQIEARTAKTDAALLAAGMFAQVALAMLMLKVQEAKPKFWGWPAVLWAGTGAAIAIKGPIIFMVTALTLIGFVALKRDLKLLLKIRPLPGLLLACAIFLPWLIAINIQTDWGFFQEAVGHALFGKVGVADDSHGGPFGYHTLLMPVTLWPASALLGLAGLAAWARRGEAAVQFLLVWILPSWLVFELIQTKLPHYVSPMFPAIAILIGLGLVNAKALLSGWKQWTLFGVIAALAIVVGALVGLVPWIGQIEFGEPVSLASKVTAVMGALAVISLVWLAFKPDLTRLLAVSVASASVYVVAFGVAIPGVHKLWPSYNAARIAETFTGCETLNVATAGYREPSNVFNFSTDVLLGRDGAETAAFLLAHPQCGLAVVDQSEQAAFEAGLEGAGVRQLAALEGYNAVKGRDLTLRFYTLENSALQAPAQ